The Vitis vinifera cultivar Pinot Noir 40024 chromosome 18, ASM3070453v1 region ACTTACCAAAATTtctgaaatttaattttgttgacAGTTGAATAGATTATAAAgtaaaaatagtaactaaattATGGTAggatttgatttcctttttgaaattctatgtatttattttagattaacTTATTATCCAAATTAAGTTTTTGAGtaacaattcataaaaaatgaaaaaaaagaaaaagaaattagatctaaaaaggaacaaaaaacaaaacctagTTCtataatatttggtttttttaatcactttatTAATTTATACCAAATTCATTTATTATCCAAAACGTATAAAATTGAAGtagtttaatttgtttttaaagcGAGAGTtacccaaaaattttaaaagtgaaaatttattttattttatgtgtaaaaagttgaaggtttgaaaagagaaggaagaaaaatgtaatttttctattaacataAACAtagaaaactttatttttactattaaaacaaaattatcttAGAAAAAGTAGTAAGTTAAACAAGAAAAAGTAGTAACTCTAAAAATTACTTAAGTTGCTCTAAgacttaagtaaaaaaaaaaagaaaaaaaaaagaggcacCCTTTAATCTTGACGTTTAAAACTTTAACTTCTAATATTGAGTTGACTGGGAtgatttaaaaacttaattttggTAAAATGtgagttttggaaatttgaaattaaactaAGCCTTTGCTTACTTTAAATGTTGAAAGATGATTTACTTGAACCTTGAAAAGTAAGTGTGGCTTGATTGTTCACTCAATGTGCTTGGAAAATGTTTgcaaaaatgaaattatcaaTATTATGGGCCTTTTTAGAAACTATTTATATTATGTGCTTTTCATAGAAGCTATTCGTTAATCCTACTTGAAACAAATAACAATACTTTGTTAAGATAGAAAATGTCAAATACAAATTTGGCATTGTTAGAAAAGACTTATTTAACTCTTACATTATGAGGAAGACACGTgtcatttattttctcttaaattatTCTTAACTTAGTCAGGACTATTTGATTATATAATTACAATGGAACATATCTATGTCCTAGTTCTTATAATATTGAAAGTTGAGTCTATTCATTAAGTTGCCATCATCATTAATAGTGTATTAATTTATAGCTACTAGATTTAATATTGTTGTACAAAAGTATGTTTAATTATATGgaaaacaaaaggagaaaacaatCATTTAGtagaacataaaatttaaaatgattatataGAAGTTCAATTTCCATTTGTTCATCATCAAAGGATCAATTATACAACATTTATAAAGTCTTAAAAACAAATGTCACAAGAATCTATCTTcacaaaacttttttttcttgtgatGACATTAAGACGTATCTTAGTCCATTTACATGAACATAATCCAtagaacataagaaacacaagaTAAACTATAGAAAAAggtatttttcaactttttattaCTTCCTCCCAAGATGTAAAAACCGTAGGCTTCTACATAAATTACAATTAGCCTATGAAGAGATTGTTCTCCTCTACCTTCTACACAAGTTACAATAAACAATTGCCAAGTTTTAGAGATCCAATCCATGTTTTGCCACCTATCTTGGTAGTTTCTCAAGGCCCTTGGCTTCCTCGTGTTACTAGGTTTCTACACTCCTTAGCCTTCATTTTGGTGTCGTTTAAGTGACCCATGCATCTTTGTAGCACAATCCCTTGTGCGTTGATAAATAGGGAGTCCACTTCTTTATGCATTAGTAACTTCAATAAGTGCTACTAATGTTGGCCATAAGTCCTTGCCTTTGTCTTAGCTAAGCATGCTTAGGGATTGCAATGAGGCAAATCTGGAACCGGTCACCTTCATCCTAATCTCATCTTGATTATTTAAGCATATTCTCAactttgttgaaaaaaaaagaaaaaaaggagaagtaaaaaacaagatgattatgaaaatttctcatccctctatttatttttatttaaatatatatatactttggCATCCTATATTGTCTCAACCATACAACCACATTTGATATGTGTCATGCAACCCACATAAATAATAGCAATGTGATCAAATTTGAGTTAAACCTTAAAGAGCGCATGTAGTTTATCATATGCAAAAATCCtgaactcaattttattttaaggtcAATGAGTCTCTTGGAGGGAGGCTCCCAAACTTATGTTTTCCTTGTttagtgaaaataaaatttaggaatttttttgttCACACATAAAAGTAATTGACTCaatggccaaaaaaaaaaaaaaacctaactaGAGGTGAACGGGGAAAGGACAAAGTCActaaaatgaaaacaagaatattaaaaagaaatggaaataaGCACTCATCGATCCAAAACAACAACacaatagggaaaaaaaaaagaaatttaggaaATTCTTAAACATTTTTACAGtcataaatagtttttttaaaaataaaaggttatTTTTCTTCCATGGAATTTGTACTTTCCCAACTTCTGAATTATTTCTAGTCCGTGACAAAGACGAGAAATTTGATGTTTTCATGTTTTGAACAATTCACTAAAAGGTGAATTATTAATCTGGAATCATTTGTCTCATATGATTATAGTGAAATAATATGACAAGTATAATACTTAAGTTTAGATAATTCAAGTTAATTTGAAATCTATAGTTAACCTTCATACAacctaagaaaaagaaaaacagaaataaaATATGCGTTTGCATTTGTATAAATAATTTgtattcatttcatttcattgacTACTGAAACAAAAAGAACATATGGAAAGCGAAAGAGAGAGATGATCATTTATTTCTAGTAGTATCTTGAAACATTGAGATAGAGTGAGGGCATAACATGTTAAAAGATAATATCATCACACATAAATATCTTATCTAGCATTATGTAATGGTAATGTTATATGATCCCTAATGCTATCATACACAGTCGTGACATTACCATTAGTATCATATTGATGAGTATTCGAGGATTCATCAAGTAAGTGAATCGTCTCTTCTGAATTCAATTCACCAATCCATGGatgcattttcatttttctcatacCTTCAAGTTCCATTGCTACTTCCTTCATAGTAGGTCTATCTTCACCTTTTAATTCCAAACATCTCTTTGCAAGCAAAGCAACTTCATTGAGTTCTTCACCATTTACCTCGTGCGATATATTGTCCTCAAGAAGTTGAAATAAACGATTTTCtttcaaagaagaaagaaaatacatagCTAGACTTCTCTCTTCCTCAGATTTGTCAAAAGAAAGTGCCTTCATTCCTGTTAATAGCTCCACAAGGACGactccaaaactataaacatcacTTTTCTCAGTCAATTGACTTGTCAGTAAATACTCAGGATCCAAGTACCCCAAAGTTCCTTGTACCATGGTAGATAACTGCATTTGATCTTGTGGAACTAATCTTGAAGTTCCAAAATCGGACACTTTGCAGTATAATTGTCGtccaaaagaatattattaGATTTAATATCCCTATGGATAATTGGTGGAGATGCTGCTGAATGTAAATATGATAACACTCCAGCAGTTTCTGCAGCAATTCTTATACGTGTTTCCCATGAAATGGGAGACACTTTGTTTTCTTTGTGTATGTAGTCAAACAATGTGCCATTTGTAACAAATTCATAAACAAGTAAAGGAACTTCTGTCTCCAAGCAACAACCTAGGAGCTTGACTATGTTTCTATGATTGATTTGGGATAGAACAACTACCTCATTTATGAATTGCCCAACTTGGCTTTGATCCACCATCTTTGACTTCTTGATAGCAACCACTCTACCGTCACTTAAAATTCCTTTGTAAACAATACCGAATCCTCCTCGACCAATGATTTTGCTTTCATTATATTTGTTGGTGGCTTTTTCAAGCTCTTCTGCTGTAAAAATCTTGCTTCTTTCGTTGGATCCTTCTCGTTTAGAAAGTTGTTGTTCTAAAATCAAACCACCATTTTGTCGAAAATACTTTTCTTTGACTTTGAGAAACTTCCTTTTCTTGAGTATCCAGTACAACCATGAGCTACTTGTCAACAATACTATAAGACCGACGCCTACACCTACATTTCATAAAGCATTGAAATTAGTATGTAAGTAATAACAATTTTGTGCTTAAATATTGACATGATTTATCATaatgtaaattatttaattttgtaaaaattgatGCTAGTACTAGCAGTCTTCCCAATAAAAACTCTTTGCTTGTTTAGTTGGGGAAATgataactctttttttttcttctgttttttaaaatatgaaaataaaaatgatattaaagatCTCTTTTCATAAGCTctttttgatatcaaaatggaagaatatattttaagaaagaaaattgatttacaaatttTCATTTCCTACTATCACTTAGGCCGGTAGAATTCTATGTGAAGATTATGATAGAGTGTAATTCGAGCACGTTTGGGACCACCCATACCCTACAAGGGGACTCATGAAGGCTTAGGTCAAACTGTGGGCTAAATATGTAATTTGGGCTTGGATCGGGTCTATATTTCAAAAAAGTCGAAGTCGGACAATCCCATGGATGTAATGGACGGGCTTGGGCATGGGCTTTGAGCCTAAGTAGCAGGCCTGGCCTATCTAATTGTGCTTTGAcgtaaattttttttgatgttGTTGCAGATGGTGTGTAGCATAgaagaaaacaagtaaaaatatggCAGGCGAAGAATTGAAATAAATGTCATCAGAGTTTACCAGGGTGCTCATTTTGTTGAAGGCGTCATGTAGAACTAGGTCGATTCAGGCTCTCCAGGTGGGCTCTCGACAGCCGAATCAGGCTGAGTTTCGAATGAGCCTCGAAAATGAGTAATTAATTTTGGTGCTTGAGTAATTAATCTCAAGGCCCTGTTTGGGatagggtttttttatttttttttattttttatttttaactttaatagATAGTTAAAaccaaaatgataattttttaaaaacaatattagtATTtccaataaatttgaaataacttCATACAAAATAGGAGAATATTTTTCTAACTtctatatgttattttttaaagttatagtgttttttatttatagcaaaattaacaaaacaatcacaaaagaaaaataaaatttttgacttTTCAGAAGTGAATCTAAACAAGGCTAGAAGTCCAAATAAGGCTAAAGCATCCACTAGAAAGACTGCGGCCCAAAACATATGGTGGCTttgaatttttccttaaatttattaattttcattttgaatgcATAAAGCGTAGCTTATTAGAGCATATCAAAGCCATCAAGAGTAGACTATAGTCTATAGACATACGTACCAATAGTAATCTTAATGAATAGCAATTGATCCGCGGTGCAACCATCTTTGCCTCTCCCATGCCCATGGTGACCCCATGGGCAAGAGCAATTGTAACCTCCTATAGTGTTAGTACAGCGGTCGGTGCAGTCGTTGAGTTTTGGATCTTCACACTCGTCAACATCTGAAGCAAACCAGAAGCCCAAAACGAATTGATTAGAAAGGTATTCCACCCAAGAAGGAGATAAATTAGATCTAAATTAAGCAGTAATAGAGGCGCAAGAGTCAAAATGTACCATAGCAGCCATTGGGGCCCTCGGTAGCCAACAGAGCAATAGCAGCGATACCCAGGACCATTATCCGACTTAGTACAATTGCTATTCTCCTTACATGCGTAACTTGTCGAGTTCTTTTGAGCTTCTTCGCATGTTTGATTCCCAACTGCCCAATCCAGCACCGTTGATACCTTATCTATCTTTTGTAGATCTATAAGATCTGCCGTGGAGAAATTGAAAGACCCTTCCTCCACCAAGAAAGTATAGCTACAGGGATTGAAGCTCCAGGTAAAAGTGTGGTTGTGATAGGTGTGGACGGTGACATTATATTTGAGGAGACCTTTGAATGAGATgggaatagacaaaaataccccctttgactcatttttgtccTTATTCTACCACCCTTCACATGTcactattctttcttatttaaccatttttagatttttcattatttttttaaactcttttataaataattgaaaaatcaacattatttttttatttttaaattatcaataaacaaaaattatattaatgattcaaagactattttggaaaatactttctaaaaaaatattaatttaaataaataaaaattatattttacatttatttttatcttttatattttagaagtaaataatttaatgattaaaatactatttaaaataaatatattcactattttatttttttatattaaaaagtattttaaaattttttttactattataaaataaaaagtttaatttttttaatcttctttcttccttattttaataactttttgaacatgacttttagtaataagttatatgaaatgttacaaatttgtttattaagaatttattttaatgatttgaattaattgaaaatttattaaaataagaaaaagaaaaagaaagaaagaggatggatgaaaagtttttattttaagtactcaattaaaatattttcatatgacctaattttagaagtggattatatcaatacataatagagattgaatttttcttatataaaatggttgaaaggtatatttacttattttagatgaaaacaagtagttaaaaattatatagattatatttgagtttggttttaaaatatttttctagtttttattttttatttttaaaaataatttttattttctatattgtctctttttgaaaatatttttaattaaaaaatgaaaagtattttttaaaatgaaaattgaaaaccttgtttaatactatttttttatatgaaaataaaaaaataataaattttatttattcatttattgcatcactgtacaattgtattacactaactgtacaagggaaatgtactaagtgtataaaggtgtacaaggctaccatttgtgaaatattataatcgattatgagtcattcctttattttttttatcactcacgaattgtacacatatgtcatgcactttatttaattcccgcatggaaattccaatatttttcctaataataatatttggagaaaaaaaattttgacctTAAATCATCTACCATCTTTTCAACTAAATCATTGGAAATATAGTTAAACACTCTTATGTGGATACATAACTTAGGAGgaatataaaatttgtgtcattgtacaaaggtattacactaacgagagaaatgtactaattgtacaaaagtgtacaagattaccctttgtgaattaatttaatcaattctaaaccacttttttattttccttgtcacccaaggattgtacgcctatgtcat contains the following coding sequences:
- the LOC100259095 gene encoding LOW QUALITY PROTEIN: putative wall-associated receptor kinase-like 16 (The sequence of the model RefSeq protein was modified relative to this genomic sequence to represent the inferred CDS: inserted 1 base in 1 codon), translating into MVLGIAAIALLATEGPNGCYDVDECEDPKLNDCTDRCTNTIGGYNCSCPWGHHGHGRGKDGCTADQLLFIKITIGVGVGLIVLLTSSSWLYWILKKRKFLKVKEKYFRQNGGLILEQQLSKREGSNERSKIFTAEELEKATNKYNESKIIGRGGFGIVYKGILSDGRVVAIKKSKMVDQSQVGQFINEVVVLSQINHRNIVKLLGCCLETEVPLLVYEFVTNGTLFDYIHKENKVSPISWETRIRIAAETAGVLSYLHSAASPPIIHRDIKSNNILLDDNYTXKVSDFGTSRLVPQDQMQLSTMVQGTLGYLDPEYLLTSQLTEKSDVYSFGVVLVELLTGMKALSFDKSEEERSLAMYFLSSLKENRLFQLLEDNISHEVNGEELNEVALLAKRCLELKGEDRPTMKEVAMELEGMRKMKMHPWIGELNSEETIHLLDESSNTHQYDTNGNVTTVYDSIRDHITLPLHNAR